The Ralstonia pseudosolanacearum genome includes the window TGGCCACTTCCGTTTTCGTCTGTAGGCCATTCAGGAGTCGTGGCCATGCTCGCTCCGCCTGAGGTGACAGCATTGCCCGACCGGCTGACCTTCAAGCCATTGGGCATCGACACTTGGCAGGAGCACGTCATCTACATGCATCCGGACTGCGCGATCTGCCGGGCCGAGGGGTTCACTGCGCAAGCTCGGGTGGAGGTGCGGATCGGTCAGCGGTCCTTGATTGCCACGCTCAATCTCGTTGGCTCGGGCCTACTGGAGATGTGTGAGATCAGCCTGTCCGTCAGCGCTGTCGAGACGTTGATGGCGCGGCCCGGCGATATCGTGACTGTCAGTCATGCGCCGGCGCTGGAGTCGCTGCGGGCGGTACGCGCGAAAATTTATGGGGCACATCTGGGTACGCATCAACTGGCGAGCGTCGTCGGTGATATTGCCGAGGAGCGGTATGCCGACGTTCACATCGCGGCGTTCTTGAGCGCCTGCGCGGGCGGGCGGATGAGCGTCAAGGAGACCATCGACCTTACTCAGGCCATGGTCGACTCGGGCGAACGTCTCAAATGGGATCGTGAGACCGTAGCTGACAAGCACTGCGTGGGTGGCCTGCCGGGTAACCGCACCAGCCCGATTGTGGTGGCCATCGCTGCGGCGGCAGGCCTGTTGTTACCCAAGACGTCATCGCGCGCCATCACGTCACCTGCAGGGACCGCCGACACGATGGAGACGCTGACGCGTGTTGCATTGAGCGCCACGGAGTTGCGACGGGTCGTCGATCGAGTGGGGGCTTCGCTGGCGTGGGGTGGCGCGCTCAGTCTCAGCCCTGCCGACGATGTGCTCATTCGGGTGGAGCGGGCGTTGGATGTGGACAGCGATGCCCAGCTGGTGGCGTCGATTCTTTCCAAGAAGATCGCGGCCGGGTCCACCCATGTCTTGATCGACGTGCCAGTAGGGCCGACGGCAAAGGTGCGCGGCCTGCAGGATCTGGAGCGCTTGCGCATGTTGCTCGAGCGCGTGGCGCAGGCGTTTGGCGTGCGCGTGATGATCGTACGTACCGACGGCTCGCAGCCGGTCGGCAGGGGAATTGGTCCGGCGCTTGAAGCGCGAGACGTCCTGGCTGTGCTTCAGCGCTCTCCTACTGCCCCTTTCGACTTGCGGGAGCGGTCGCTGGTGTTGGCCGCGGCGCTACTGGAGTTTTGCGGGGCGGCGGATCAGGGGGCAGGGCTTGAAATGGCCACGGGCGTGCTGGACAGCGGAGCCGCTTGGCGCAAGTTCGAAGAAATCTGCGAAGCACAGGGCGGCCTGCGTGTGCCCGGCGAGGCGATTTTTCGTCGCGACGTCGTGGCTGAGCAGGACGGCATCGTCACCGCGATCGACAACCGGCATCTCGCTCGTATCGCGAAGCTCGCGGGGGCGCCCATGCGGCAGGTGGCCGGTGTGGAGATGCATGTGAGATTGCACGACCAGGTCAGGGCGGGGCAGCCTTTCTTCACCATACATGCCCAGGCTTCGGGCGAACTGGAGTATTCCGTAGCATATGCGCTGACGCACCCGGCGGTTTCCATCCCCTCGACTTGAACCCGTTGCCGCACTTGTTGTTGCGTGCTCTTATTGATCTTTACCTAAATCATGACAACCGATCGTCCGTAGGCGCGTTATATGGTCAGCACCGTGTATGGAGGATCGGTTCATGACCAAGATGGACGAAGCGACGCGCAAACGGGTACGTGCCGGACGCTTGATGCTTGCGGGCAAGACGCCGGCCGAAGCGGCGAAGGCGGTGGGTGTGGCACGGCAAACCGCGTACACCTGGAAAGCCCGGCTCAACGAAGGTGGCATTGACGCATTGCGGACAATGAACGTAGGTCGTGCAGCCCAACTGGATGCGTGCCAGCTCGAAGGCTTGCGCGTGGCACTGCTGCAAGGTGCGCTGGCGCACGGCTTCGGCACCGAGCTGTGGACCCTCAAGCGCGTGCGCATGCTCATCGAACGACTGTATGGCGTCACCTTCAGCGAGGTGCATGTCTGGCGGCTGCTGGGTGCGTTGGGCTTCAGCCCGCAAAAGCCTGAGCGCCGGGCCATCGAACGCGACGAAGACGCGGTACAGCGCTTCAAGCGCAAGACTTGGCCCGCGCTAAAAAAAAGTGTGCCGCCGAGCGACGGCTAATCGTCTTCATTGACGAGTCGGGCCTGTCGGAGCGGCCCACGCGCGTGCGCACCTGGGCGCCCAAGGGCTGCACGCCGGTCATCCAGTTCCACTTCAACTGGAAGCACGTCTCGGTCATCGCCGGCCTCACGCGCACGAACTTCGTGTTTCGACTGCACGACGGCGCGATCAAGAGTGCGCAGATCATCGAGTTCCTCAAGGCGCTGCGTGCGCAGCTCAAGCGCAAGTTGCTGATCGTGTGGGACGGCGCGCCACAGCACAAGAGCCGCGTTGTGCGCGAGTACCTCGACAGTACGCGAGGCGCCGTACAGATGGCGCTGCTGCCCAGCTATTCCCCAGACCTCAACCCGGTCGAATACCTGTGGGCCTGGCTCAAGCGGCACGCGTTGGCCAACTTCTGTCCCGATACCCTCGCCGAACTCAAACACACCGCCCGCCGCAAGC containing:
- a CDS encoding thymidine phosphorylase family protein, with the translated sequence MLAPPEVTALPDRLTFKPLGIDTWQEHVIYMHPDCAICRAEGFTAQARVEVRIGQRSLIATLNLVGSGLLEMCEISLSVSAVETLMARPGDIVTVSHAPALESLRAVRAKIYGAHLGTHQLASVVGDIAEERYADVHIAAFLSACAGGRMSVKETIDLTQAMVDSGERLKWDRETVADKHCVGGLPGNRTSPIVVAIAAAAGLLLPKTSSRAITSPAGTADTMETLTRVALSATELRRVVDRVGASLAWGGALSLSPADDVLIRVERALDVDSDAQLVASILSKKIAAGSTHVLIDVPVGPTAKVRGLQDLERLRMLLERVAQAFGVRVMIVRTDGSQPVGRGIGPALEARDVLAVLQRSPTAPFDLRERSLVLAAALLEFCGAADQGAGLEMATGVLDSGAAWRKFEEICEAQGGLRVPGEAIFRRDVVAEQDGIVTAIDNRHLARIAKLAGAPMRQVAGVEMHVRLHDQVRAGQPFFTIHAQASGELEYSVAYALTHPAVSIPST
- a CDS encoding IS630 family transposase (programmed frameshift); its protein translation is MTKMDEATRKRVRAGRLMLAGKTPAEAAKAVGVARQTAYTWKARLNEGGIDALRTMNVGRAAQLDACQLEGLRVALLQGALAHGFGTELWTLKRVRMLIERLYGVTFSEVHVWRLLGALGFSPQKPERRAIERDEDAVQRFKRKTWPAPKKKCAAERRLIVFIDESGLSERPTRVRTWAPKGCTPVIQFHFNWKHVSVIAGLTRTNFVFRLHDGAIKSAQIIEFLKALRAQLKRKLLIVWDGAPQHKSRVVREYLDSTRGAVQMALLPSYSPDLNPVEYLWAWLKRHALANFCPDTLAELKHTARRKLKSGQKRPSIIAACWKQAELW